In Stenotrophomonas sp. ASS1, the following proteins share a genomic window:
- the ung gene encoding uracil-DNA glycosylase, with protein MIDEVAGTPTIQLEPSWKQHVGDYLMQPQMRELSSFLRQRKASGAAVFPPGPQIFAAFDATPFEQVKVVILGQDPYHGRGQAHGLSFSVAPGVPVPPSLLNIYKEIESDLGIPRPDHGCLIPWAQRGVLLLNAVLTVEEGQAGAHQGRGWEGFTDHVVDVLNRERDGLVFMLWGAYAQKKGKVIDTRRHRVLKSPHPSPLSAHRGFLGCQHFSMANEYLQRRGQAPIDWSLPPRSAL; from the coding sequence ATGATTGATGAAGTAGCCGGCACCCCGACGATCCAGCTCGAGCCGAGCTGGAAGCAGCATGTCGGTGATTACCTGATGCAGCCGCAGATGCGCGAGCTGTCCAGCTTCCTGCGCCAGCGCAAGGCCAGCGGTGCGGCGGTGTTCCCGCCCGGCCCGCAGATCTTCGCTGCGTTCGATGCCACGCCGTTCGAGCAGGTGAAGGTGGTGATCCTCGGCCAGGACCCGTACCACGGCCGCGGTCAGGCGCATGGGCTGAGCTTCTCGGTGGCGCCCGGAGTGCCGGTGCCGCCGTCGCTGCTGAACATCTACAAGGAGATCGAGAGCGATCTCGGTATCCCGCGTCCGGACCATGGCTGCCTGATCCCGTGGGCGCAGCGCGGTGTGCTGCTGCTCAATGCCGTGCTGACGGTGGAAGAGGGCCAGGCCGGTGCCCACCAGGGGCGTGGCTGGGAAGGTTTCACCGACCACGTGGTGGATGTGCTCAACCGCGAACGCGACGGCTTGGTGTTCATGCTCTGGGGCGCGTACGCGCAGAAGAAGGGCAAGGTCATCGACACCCGCCGCCACCGTGTGCTGAAGTCGCCGCACCCGTCGCCGCTGTCGGCCCACCGCGGCTTCCTGGGCTGCCAGCATTTCTCGATGGCCAACGAGTACCTGCAGCGCCGCGGCCAGGCCCCGATCGACTGGTCGCTGCCGCCGCGTTCGGCGCTCTGA
- a CDS encoding response regulator has protein sequence MQPQALKHLEGPATRVMVVDGSKLVRKLIADVLQRDLPGVEVIGCDSIEDAQQALAQGPVDLVTTSLTLRDGDGLALARMVREAAGQAYVPVIVVSGDAQQHLEQRRFTEYVTDYFDKALGHEALATFIRGYVQPQTIPGATILYIEDSRVVAEATKRMLERQQLNVLHVVSAEEAFTLLTAESLGRSRHRIDLVLTDVTLKGELSGRDVVQRVRVDFGYGKRRLPVLVMTGDGNPHNQTGLLQSGANDLVLKPIEERLLVTKVLFQLRLARLNDGPLIR, from the coding sequence ATGCAACCGCAAGCGCTGAAGCACCTTGAAGGGCCCGCGACGCGGGTGATGGTGGTCGATGGGTCAAAGCTGGTGCGCAAGCTGATCGCCGACGTCCTGCAGCGTGACCTGCCGGGCGTGGAGGTGATCGGCTGCGACAGCATCGAGGACGCACAGCAGGCGCTGGCACAGGGGCCGGTGGATCTGGTGACCACCTCGCTGACCCTGCGTGATGGCGACGGCCTGGCACTGGCGCGGATGGTCCGCGAAGCCGCAGGCCAGGCCTATGTGCCGGTGATCGTGGTCTCCGGCGATGCCCAGCAGCATCTGGAGCAGCGCCGCTTCACCGAGTACGTCACCGACTATTTCGACAAGGCGCTGGGCCACGAGGCACTGGCGACCTTCATCCGCGGCTACGTGCAGCCGCAGACCATTCCCGGCGCCACCATCCTCTATATCGAGGACAGCCGCGTGGTTGCCGAGGCTACCAAGCGCATGCTGGAACGCCAGCAGTTGAACGTGCTGCACGTGGTCAGCGCCGAAGAGGCGTTCACCCTGCTCACTGCCGAGTCGCTGGGCCGCAGTCGCCACCGCATCGACCTGGTGCTGACCGACGTCACCCTGAAGGGCGAACTGAGCGGTCGCGACGTGGTGCAGCGCGTGCGCGTGGACTTCGGCTACGGCAAGCGTCGCCTGCCGGTGCTGGTGATGACCGGCGATGGCAACCCGCACAACCAGACCGGGCTGCTGCAGTCCGGTGCCAACGACTTGGTGCTCAAGCCGATCGAAGAGCGCCTGCTGGTCACCAAGGTGCTGTTCCAGCTGCGCCTGGCCCGGTTGAACGATGGACCCCTGATTCGATGA